Within Malus domestica chromosome 04, GDT2T_hap1, the genomic segment GAAGAGAAGTTTGTTTAATTTCCGCGGTTACAAAGGTCTGTTTCGTTCAAGTGGAAGGTTCATCTATATATAAATCACAAGAAAACACTTAATTTTGCAGAAGAGTCTGAACAGAAGTGTTTGTTTTGGCCTTGGAAGGCAGAGTGcctaacaaatatatattacCAAGAAAACATGCTCAATAAGTAagaaccaagaacaaaaaaatccaaaagttAAAAGGCAATGCTCATCCAAATGACAGAACAGAGAAAGAAACAGAAAGTATTTGTCATCCATTCACTGCTGCAGCAACCGATCATGAATTAATCTCAAGTGAAAACGGAAGCTAGTGAAGGAGCAGGATGTTACCAAATGCCGAGAGAAGTCATCATCAACTAGGGGCTTGAAAAAGGATCGCACTCTCCGTGCAGGATTTGTTGATTTCCTCGCCATTTGAGCGGAAAAGCTTTAGGAGTTAGACGTCGCGTAACTCCTCCCTTgtcgaaaaagaaaagaaaagagaggaagcaGTGCTTGTTAACTTTTTCAGAATGCTGATGACAATTCTCATGCATTGAATAAACAATCTTTAGATAATTACGTGATCTGATGAGGCCGAAGTAATTGATTGGGGATGGTGAGATGACAGGAAAAAAGAATCCAATGCATCATCGATGCTAAATTTGGTTCTTCACTTTGAAAAAGTCACTTGTTCAAGGCAATACAAAACTGGAAAAACCCACCTAGACAGATcaattaaatatttattaaatgCAGTAATAATTCATCCCAAATTAGCAAATAATGCACATGCATGGTGGGTGCACTTGTAATTCCCCCCTTCAATAAATTTGTGACTGTTTATGTAATTCACACGTATAGTTTGACAAAGATCACCAGCCAGCTAGCAGAGTTGGCATCAGCTGCAATCCCTCACCTCAAATTCTCTCCCAGCTCGATCATACTTAGCCAAGATTTTTCAGCTCAAATGCCACCTTCACAGAGAGTGCGATCCTTTTTCAAGGCCCTAGTCGATGATGACtccttctttctgtttttttgttttaagtttatcgGATTGACGTTGTTCAAGTGCATTTCCATTTAGCTTTCGGATTAGTGAGTAACTATGTTTCTGTCAGTCCATGCTTGCCTTCTTAGGGCAAAGGCCCAAAACTTGCATAATTACAGACTAAACTTGATATAAGTTTAATTTTTTGAGCAAATAGTAGGAATAACTGTCTCCTTAATGATAAAATTAAATTTCTTTCTAATGATCTCTTTAattatttccttttatttattttttggtcgAAAGTGGAGTAATTGATTGGGGAAGGTGAGATGATCACTTGTTCAAAACTGGAAAAGTTCACATTTCCATGAATTTGTCTACAGTTTCCATATCAGTTGTATATATTTCATCATCCCAAAGGAGCAAATAATGCACATGCAAATGATTCAATGCATGTCAATTTTGATTGCTAAAAATGGGAGGAATATTAAAAGAAACTGATGATGGTTGGTGGCTGAACTTTTTACCTCCTTCACAAGTTTTACTTTTCCTCCTCCTCGTGTCCAATGTTTCCCAGGAAAAACTAGTCAGACAAAGGATAGTGTCTTGAGGCAATCTTCTCTCCCAGAAAATCCCCTGAAGAATCTGCATGTATGTTTTATCATCGTATTGTATATCTATGAAACCAGTGTAAGCTTCATAGTTAGACAGCATGCAGATAATCTATTTCAAACATTCTTTTAGGAGTACTTTTATCTTGTTTCCCCAGTTTACTCCTTTATGAAGTTGTTGTTTGTTGAAAATAGTTACAATATTTTTCGGATTTCAGTTTACTTGTTGAAGTGGATGATCACCCATTTTCGGAATTTCAGTAAAGCTTTTCCCCTCAAATGGCGAGGAATTCAACAAATCCTTCATGGAGAGTTCGATCCTTTTTCAAGCCCCTGGTTCATGATGACTTCTCTCGGCATTTGGTAACATCCTGCCCCTTTACTAGCCTCGTTTTCACTTGAGATTAATTCAAATCGATCGCTGCAGGAGCGAATGGATGATAAATACTATCTGTTTCTTTCTCTGTTCTGGCATTTGGAGAAGACATGCCTTTTAACTTTTAGATTCTTGTTCTTGGTTCTTACTTAGTGAGcatgttttctttgtaatatatatttgttaggCACCCTGCCTACCAAGGCCAAAACAAACGCTTCTGTTCAGACTCCGCTGCAAAATTACAAAGTGttttcttgtgattaatatgttGATGAACCTTCCATTTGAAACAAATCAGACTTTTGTAACCGcaaaaatcaaacaaacttCTCTTCGGACTTACGATCTTTCATTCATTTTGATTGATTCAGCCACACATGCTATGGCTTTTCTGATTTGGCATAGAATTAGGCGGTGTtatattaattgttttcatATTTTGATGTCATACAACCACAATTCTGTTTTCTGATACCATGATACTTTGAAGTGTCTGCCACCTTTATTCATGGAGAATTTCAATGGACGGCCTCCCTGCAAATGCACTCTTAGAGGCCCGAGTGGGGAATCATGGACAGTAGGTTTGGAAGGAAGAGAGGATGGAAAATTCTTCTTCCGCAAGGGTTGGCAGAATTTCGTTGAGGATCATCTCTTAGAAATCGGtaatttcttggtttttaaGTACGATGGCGACACAAAGTTTGATGTCAAAATCTATAATCCAACCGGATGTGAAAAGGAGGAAGCTGTAGCTGCCAAGAATACAACTGGAAATCTAGCTAGTATTCGTAACCGAAAGAAAAGTAAGTTATACAAGttttgtatatacatatatacatatacatatatatatacactacaGGCATGTGTATCCGTTCGGAGACAATGTGTTCGAATGTGCTATTTTCTCTACAGGCATGTTGTACAAACCTGCTGATGTGAAAGAAACATCAGATGGACACATCGCGTTCAGATCAAAGTATAAAACATGCTTCAAAGCAACTGTGCCGAAGATTCCTTATCGAATGGTGAGTACTTTCTTCAACCCAATTTGTAAGCCAACTACGTTTATGAAACCTTCCCCGATAGATCCTGGGAAAGGCACGCCATCTCAGCGCTATACCCAACCGACTAGTCACTGATGATGTTCCCAGCATATTGCAGACTGTCCCCAAGAAGCTAGCTGTAGCAAAAGGTCTCATTGAAAAGGAGAGGGTGAGGCTTACAGACCCGAATGGGAAAACATGGAAAGTTAAGCTCCGGGTCGAAGAGATAAAATCTTGTGGCAGTCGTTTGCTCATGACGGAAGGGTTGCTGAAATGTTGGCATGCGAACAACATTTCACCCGGGGACACCGCCGTGTTTGAGCTTGTCAACGAAAAGAGAAGTGAAATGAAGATTCATTTTTTCAGAGCTGAAGCCGGAGGAAAGAGGCCTACCGTTGTGCTTGAACTTGATGCCTCTGACTCTGTTGTGGAAAACTAGAGCTAGTTGACATTATAAAGGGTTGATTGTGGAACAAGATTATTGAGGTTTTTGGAATCATAGTAAGAACATATTCATTGTGGTGGCAACATGCTAGTCTATTTGTGTGTGATCAACACTGCTTTTATATTCCCTAACTTACCGTTGTAGTGACGGAGTCAGGATTTTCAAATAATGGGATCatgattttgacaaaaaaaaaaaaaaacttcattgtGGATTCTTGCCAACATTTACTAAAGGCTTATGCTAACAATTACTATGATATGTAAAGGCTTATCAAGAGTGACTACAGGAAATTGTAAAATAATGTTAAAGACTGCCAAACTTGTCAACATTGGCGTTTCATTGAGCGCTTGATGCGCAAAATAAAGTTgcacaaaagaagataaaaaaaggaagataaggatgataataaaaatataagaagTAAAGAAGGAGGTTGTAATTTAATTTGCCTAgctgtttgaagttgttggtggTCATGGACAACAAATGATCCCATGCCACCCTTGTTTGTTTGCggaatttgaattgaataaataaaaaagaaattaacgGACAACAAATCAGCACGGATaagttgaagaagaaaatagGTGTGCGAAAATTATTTTCCAGACAACAAATTACATTTGAAGGTAGATATATCAAATTCCCGCACCTAAATCaagttaacaaaaaaaaaaaaaaaagaggctttttaatcaaaatgatctTTGAGATTTGTCTagctcctcactttggtccttgagattgtctaCCATCGATCATTTTGACCTATTGTTTATTATattgagggtaattttatcatttggatcttatttaacataatttttcaccgaaggaccaaaatgatttgacaaaaattgaggtggacaaactcaagaaccaattctatcgatttcaaatctcagggaccaaagtaagAAGTTATGCAATTCTCATGAACTATTTTGGCAAAAaagccaaaaaagaaaataaaagagagaGGACGTAGACACAATTTCGTAGCCGTCTATCGACTAATCACaggaggaggattctctcccctcctttgGATTGACATACAAAGGAAGGGACCTTTCTtattggatttgatttgatcTGTTCAACATCAAGTACAAGAACAAGAAGAGGACTAAATCAACTGGTGTCGGTATTATTGATAAACAATGTTTTACTGCATCTGATGAGAAGCCTGGAGTTGGGCTTTGTATACGTCCCAAGGATGTCTGCAACCGTGCAACTACGACAAATGTTCGCTTCTTCTGTCTGTTTGGGCACTCATATGCCCCGGCGCTGCCCGCATGTTAATCTGCTTGCTTTGGATCCAAATAACAACGATATCTTGTATTTATGTGTAAAAGAAAACTTGGTCACGTACAACATTCGTACAAGCGAGTGGTCGAAGATAGCTGAACATTGTCCGAAAGAAGAGCACCAAGCCAGCAACACTAGAGAAAATGACCAAGTGGTCACAATTCAGCCAAGACATCGTAGCACAAAAATTACAAACCCGCAACCAGAAGAGcaccacaaccaaattttgtcaaaagggTGTTTCAACATTTTCCATGTTTTCCCAAAACAGTGCAATGGTGGACCGACTATGGAGAGGAGTTTATCTGTTCACATTCTCCAAAATGGgtatgctgctgctgctgctagtGTGACTCGAACCATGTCCTACCTTTTCCCTTGCAATCACCTCGTACATGAAAACCGAAATTCAAGATGACTCGAAATGTTGTTGAATAGTTTCCTCATGTTGGTTAGATGCACTGCAATCAAAATGGGCACATGCTATTAAATCGATGCAGATAACAAAAGCAATTATGGTCGTTGAAATTCATCCAATCCAAAACTAGCTAGCCCAAAAGTAAAACAACAGCAGGAGTTGAAAGAATCCAAAAAGTATTGCCCAAAAGTGCAACAGAACAAAATAACTGCGGGAGTTGAAAGAATCTagtaaaaaggtcgtacccagtgcacaaggctcccgctttacgcagggtctgggagagttGAAAGAATCTAGTAAGtgcattaaaacaaagatattgCTTAACCAAGGATTTACATGCATCGCCTAGTCATTTGACTATCATCATGATAATTTCTATGTTTAAAAACATTGTCCTTGTAAATGGATTTGTTTAATGACAATTAGACGACTAATTTCACATTTGTTGATTTCTTAGCAGGAACAATCTTGAAAAGGAACTCAATACATTGATGGCTCGGATCGTTAGAGCACATTGTAAGTTATTCTTCTCTAAAATGAGGACATCAGACATCCTTATAACTTATAAGAGACCAATCGTATCTCATACCTGACTTACTTCATAAATTCAAGCACAGTATTTTGTTTGTTGATCAACGACTATCCTCAAGGTTAACAAGTAGGAAGCTTGTGACAGCAAATCCCAGACATACTTTTCTGGCATCGTTTGTCATTACGAGGAAGTTTATCTGGGGCTTCTTGCATCTGTATAATGCCTGCAATTTGAAATTAGACACCCTATGAGATCTTGCGGAGAATTTCCAAACGCAGCTCTGATCACATAATCCTTATTACACTCAATTCATAACTCATAAGTAATTGCTGTAAGAGTAACTAGGCAGAATAAGTTCAAGCTCATACACAAATTTCATCCTGTAAACTGTTTTTCGAACAATACTGTTTTGTTTTCATGCATATCCTAGATACCAACAAAACTGCGAAATGGATATTTTAATAACACTGCTACCTTGACATGATTGATTGGAAATCAAATACAACTTCCCGTGAACTAAATTCCACGTCACCAACCTGCTCACTCAACAAGCAACAACAGCAGTAAGTAATAGAGCTGCACAATATCATTCTTGCCATGATGAAGTAGCAAATAACATAGTGAATTATCTGTACCTAGTACATAAGTATTTGAACAATGATACATTTAAACAAGTGCAGAGATATGAATAATAAAAACCTGAATTTCTGACCTTTTGACGATTCACCATGAAAGGCTTTGGAGCAGTAAATAAATTCTAGCAGCAGAGACCTGCTGCATAATCTCATTAAGCAGCATCATCTGAAAGCCTTGGGGCAGAACATCGAAACTATGTTGTATGGATACAATTTAGGGAATGTGAGATGATACTGCAAAACCACAATTTTCCAAAAACTAGATATGAATTGAAGACCACAAGGAATATTACAATCAAATAATATTCTAACGAactgttttgttttcatattAACCCCTTTAACATTTTAAAATGCCCACTAAGATGCCCTCTTTCAATCATACCCCCCAATTCTTCTGTAGAAATTTTACAAATAACCCCTTCTATTCTTGCTTGTATCCCTTGTGTATCCATCATATATGCCTCACACATATCCATCCcatacccaaaaataaaaaattccaagAACTCAACAAGATACAGATTTGGAACATCTGATATCCATCAAGGCATCATGGGGAAGTATTGGTATTGGATCCTGCATTCTCAAGATTTTTGGGGTAACCATGCTATGAAATTATATAAGATAACTTACCTCCTTTGAATAGGTAGGAGATAAAAGTTCCAGTTTTCTTGAATTTCTAGCCGCTTCACAAAGTGAAGTAAAAATGTAGTCACTTCATTAAGCAAGCAATAGTCATTCACATCCTCATGTTGCATATGCTTGCACACGGACTCTGATAGAAATGCGGTCCACTCCTCCACAGAACCGTCAACCAGGTCACCAGGTCCAGTGAGTCAGCAGATGGTGCATGAGTAACAAACAACGATGGTCTAGAAAACACACTAATTTCTGTCAGATGTCTCTTCTTGCATATGCCAATGGATATCCTGCGCAAATAATTGAGATATATAAGaagaatgaaaaacaaaaacaaataatttacaGTGACAAGCAGAGGCAATTAGATATCAGCAGCACCAACTGTTTCAGATTACAGCTTCCCATACTTTTGAAGTTTGCACCAAACAAGCATAGATTATCTCTTGATAATAGTTTTAAAAAtcgataaaacaaaataaataaagcatATTATCTTAAGTCACTAAATAGATATTTTGGGAGaagaaaaaattgttgatcTCATCAacaattcggtttttttttctttttaaaagaaaaaaaagaagcccAGTTGTAAGAACTAGAGAGCAGAAGCAATCCTACTGGCTACTGGTGTGGTATCAAAGATCTGTGTGATCATTATGTTTCAAAGATCTTttcaaaatgaaactaaaatTCTGGACTATCCTCTAAATGCTACAGAAGGGTCTTTACAAACCTTAAAAAAAGCACAAAAGACAACTTATAGGTCGATACCGTAAATTTACAGCTTGAGGCAGCTCAATCACATACTGCAGCAAAGTAAGATAGCTCATCCACAACAAATCAAAAGACACTTATGCAAAATGCTACCAAGACAGTAAGGCAAAGTTGAGAGATAAAACAAAACTGCTGACTGATAGATTGTTCAAGTAACCACCGATCTTATACAACTTAAAGAAAATTCGCTTCACAAGTAATAAAGGGCATCATGATGAGGAACTACCGGACACTGGGTTGCCTCCTGAACAGATAAGTCAGCCAAACCATTCAATATAAGATacacaaacaaataattcattCAAGTAGTTGTACATGAGTTCCAATATTATCACATTTTCTTATTTCATTCCTTTGAATAGTCAATAATGGCATAAAGGTCCATGCACAGATGCAAAATGGCCAGTCATAAAATTTACATGCTGATACAGAAACAAATAGACTTGTTACCGTGCTTCCTTAATTGTGCATGTGCTCACACAACACAAAATGTCACATTAAATTCAACACTTATCAAAATTAAAACCATTAACATAGAAGAAGTTCAACGTTTTATCTATGCAATATTTCTTAAACGCAAATTAAATGTCCTCCAAGCACAATTCTTAGTTTGAGCACTGGATTGAGGTTTATTTGGTTAGGGTTTGATTGTGAGGCTCAGGGAAATAAAGGTAAAGGCCTAAGAAATAAAGGgcataggatttttttttttttttccattttctagGGCATTAAATGTATCATATTCCCACCTAAAAGATagaagcaaataaaagaaaagaaatgattgaaaatatacataaagagaaaaaagacatttttatgtaaaataaatAGTTGAAAACTACAGTATGGAAGAAAAGACAAATTAGAGAGACAAACCATGTGGCATATGCTATCTGATAGTTGAAGAGCTTCATCCCACTTGTTAGCTTTAATAAGCCCTTTAATAAGATGAAAGAATGTATCCAGCTCTGGAAAACCACCATGCCTCATCATGTCTCCAAACATCTCCAGTGCCTTACTGACCTTATTTGCATGTGAAAGACTCTCAATCAATGAAGTGTACATATTCTTGTTCACACATGTAAAcggtgaagatgatgaaatcTCTTCAAGCAGCTCAAGAGCCATTTCCAACCTTCCAGCCTTTACAAAATTATCAATCAGAACTTTGTATATGTGAGTAATTGGCACTGTGTCGCATTCACTCATCTCGTTTAAAAGCCCAAGAGAGGTCATGAACTCTCTATTGTAACCTTCAATAACCTTACGGTAGCCTGCCATATACTTAGGCCAATGCGTTTGTTTCATTTCATCCAAAAGCTTACGAGCTTCATCCAGTAGTCCAGTTGAACAGCAATGATTTATCAAAACCCCATAGGTAATAAAATTTGGAGCACAACCCTTAGAGCTCATTTGTTTAAAAAGCTCAAGACACTTTTCGATATTACCTGCTTTCCCAAAGCCATATATCATTGCAGTATAAGTCACAACATTTGGATAACACCCTTTTTCTTCCATCATCAGCATAAGTTTATAGGCTTCATCTGTTTTTCCAACTTTACACAGGGCATCAATCATCTCTGTGTAGATAACAACATTTGGTGCACAAGAGTTTTCTAACATTTTGGACAAGACTTTTAAAGCGAGATCCAGTCTTTTATCCTTAAACAACCTATCAATCAAAGAACTGTACGTATACACATTTGGACTGTACCCTTGCTCTGACATCTTAGCAAACACCTCTTGTGCTTCATCTAGCTTCCCATACTTGCAAAATCCATCTATAAGAGCATCATAAATAATATGGTTAGGTTCACAACCTTCTTCTGACATAGCATGCAATAAATCACGGGCCTCTTTAACCTTGTGTGCTTTGCATAAACCATCCACCAAAGCCCCATAAGTATAGACATTAGGTTTGCTAATACTCTGATCATCACTTCCAAAATACTTATCAACATCAGGGACGTCCATATTACCTCTCATTCTCTCATATATCTGGCAAGCCTTTTCAATTCTACCAGCTTTAAAATGACCATCAATTAAAGCAGTATAAGTAATAACATTAGGACTGCAACATTCAGTCAACATCATCTCAAAGAGTTGATCAGCATCAGACACCTTCTTTGCCTTAAGGTATGCATGTATAAGAGCAGTATATGTCACCACGTTTGGAGCACAACCATTTCGTATCATTTCATTAAACCAGCTCCGAGATTGTTCAATAAGGCCAGCTTTACAAAAACTATCAATTAAAATAGTATAGGTATAGACATCAGGAACAATACTATTCCTTTTCATTtctttaaacaacaaaaatgctTGTTCTACCTTGGAGGCATTACACAAAAAGCCAATAACATTCGCATATGTACTAGTGTCAGGAACAAAACCCTTGCTCATCATTTCGCTGATAACCTTATAGGCTTTCTCAAATTTTCCGGCACCGCAAAGACACCATGCAAAATTGCTCACATTGACCTTACTTAGCACAACCCCTGCATCAAGCATCTCACCATAAGCTTTTTCAGCCAAATCTAACATATCTGGGCTTGGTGACTCCCTGTTTCCACATATACCACCAATCAAGATATTGTAAACCACGTAGCCTGGCTGGCACTCACATCTTACCATTTTCTTAAGCAACTTATAAGCATAAGAGTACTCTCCGGACCTGCAATAAGCATGTACAAGCGAACTAAATATCTGAGGGCTTGGATAACAACCTTCTGTGATCATCATACTAAGAATTCTCTTGCACCTACCGAGCTGTTTTTTCTTCAAACACCCACAAAGCAAAGTCCTATAGGTCATAACATTAGGAATGCAAGAATCACATCGCATTCTGTTCAAAAAATCCATAGCTTCCTCAAAAAGTGAAGCTTCACACAACCCAGATATCATCTTCGTGTAAAGAATAGTATTGGGCACAAACTCTTCCTTCTCAACCAATGTGAGAGCTTCCTTCCACCTCCCAGCTTTGCAAAGGGCGTGAACAAATGAACCAAATGTATACTCATCCATCTTAAACCCTGAATCCAACATCTCCACATGGACCAAGTGTGCTGTGTCCAACTTATCTACTTCTAGAAACACTTGAACTAAAGCATTGTATGTTGCTGGAGTTGGCTTGTATCCGAAATCCTTAAGCCTCCCCAGCTCTTCCAAAGCTACATTCCACAACCCATTTCGGCAGTAATTCCGAATTAACACATTAAGCAACTTCCACAGCACCTCTCTATCATCACCCTTAATTTCTTGCAGAAAATGATCTGCTACCCTCTTATTACCACACTCCAATAACTCTAACAATGTGTTGTACACGGAAGCAGTGTGACTATACCCAATTTGTCTACCTGCCCATATGAAAAATTTCACACCCAATGCAGGATTTTGTATAAGCTTCAACACCTCCACCACCAGAGTTTCATTCAGATTATCCCTAAACTGCCTAAGAAACTTCTGGGTTTTGTCATCAAACTCATCAATATTATTCCTCATAGCATTCGAAATCAAAATGGCATTGTTAGAAAACTTAGCTGATTCAAATTTTGGCATCGAAGACCCACCACCAGCACTGGTATCCAACACCGAATCGCGCAGAGAGGCTAATTCCTCTTCCGAAATAGACTCAACTCCGGAACTCTCCGGCTTGCACAAGTCGTTGGGATCGACCAGACCATCGAGATTGTCCTCCGACGAAGTGCAAAGCAATCTGGGGAAGCAAAGTTTTAGACTTTGGTGGGATTTGAATGGAGAAGGGAATGGGTGTGATGGGTTTGTGGAGAAAAAGGGGTTGGACTTCAGAGGTGACGAAGATACGGTGGAAATTGATTGCCAGAGGAGAGTTTTCAACCGCCTTCTGCTCATTTTTGAGGGGCGAGAGCTTGGAGCGGGTGTTTGTTTTCAGGGTTTATGATGGGGTTTTGTTCTCAGGCCGGAAAGAAAGACGATAAAACTTacaaggcttttttttttttgtttttttggacaAAGACTTGCAAGGGCCTGTTTGAAACGGGTTTTGGaaaggaggcagattgtctgccctcttttGTTCAGACCTTTCCCATCCTTTTTTGTACGGTTACGATTAGaccatgtcaatattttatatttctattattttatattttattatttttattaaaaaattaatctaaaatgttgacgtgctttaaccgtgaccgtataaataggaaaggatgagaaagacataagaaagggagggcagacaatctgcctcctatCTGAAGAGTTTCAATTAAAGAACTGCTGGAGACGCTCTAAGGTGCAAAATGTTATTAACCATTAAATATTTAAGTGCTTCTAAAAAAAGACAATCTGCTCCCATCTGAAGAGTTTCAATTAAAGAACTGCTGGAGACGCTCTAAGGTGCAAAATGTTATTAACCATTAAATATTTAAGTGCTTCTAAAAAAAGCACTGAAATGATTTGCTGCCAAAAACGGTTTTTAGGCTTTTCaaaaggaggcagattgtctgccctcatTTTTCCGTGCCCTTCTTATCTCTTCCTATTtatacggtcacggttaagttatgtcaatattttatattaatttttttaataaaaataataaaacaaaaaacaatagaaatataaaatgttgacgtggcttaaccgtgactgcaCAAAATAGGAAGGGATGAGAAAGGTATGGGAAAAAGAGGGCAGACAATATGCCTCCCTTCAGATGTACCATTTCTAGGAAAAgcttttgaaaaatcaccataTTTTTAGTTTAGGTACCAATTGATAGGTCAATCCAATTCATATTATACATATCACTAAATCTCACTAAATTTTTCGATAATTAGTGGCCAGCTAGCCAGCCAACTTTCAAGCAACTTTTCTGGCAACCCTCAACTTTTTGGGTGATTGGCTGGGCATTTGGTGACTAGTCGATCAGCTTTTCGGCGACAAAGAATACATGACTTCAAAATGTCTTCAATGGAATTTTCAAAATGTCTTCA encodes:
- the LOC103443581 gene encoding B3 domain-containing protein REM10-like, with the translated sequence MARNSTNPSWRVRSFFKPLVHDDFSRHLCLPPLFMENFNGRPPCKCTLRGPSGESWTVGLEGREDGKFFFRKGWQNFVEDHLLEIGNFLVFKYDGDTKFDVKIYNPTGCEKEEAVAAKNTTGNLASIRNRKKSMLYKPADVKETSDGHIAFRSKYKTCFKATVPKIPYRMTVPKKLAVAKGLIEKERVRLTDPNGKTWKVKLRVEEIKSCGSRLLMTEGLLKCWHANNISPGDTAVFELVNEKRSEMKIHFFRAEAGGKRPTVVLELDASDSVVEN
- the LOC103443580 gene encoding pentatricopeptide repeat-containing protein At1g06710, mitochondrial, whose protein sequence is MSRRRLKTLLWQSISTVSSSPLKSNPFFSTNPSHPFPSPFKSHQSLKLCFPRLLCTSSEDNLDGLVDPNDLCKPESSGVESISEEELASLRDSVLDTSAGGGSSMPKFESAKFSNNAILISNAMRNNIDEFDDKTQKFLRQFRDNLNETLVVEVLKLIQNPALGVKFFIWAGRQIGYSHTASVYNTLLELLECGNKRVADHFLQEIKGDDREVLWKLLNVLIRNYCRNGLWNVALEELGRLKDFGYKPTPATYNALVQVFLEVDKLDTAHLVHVEMLDSGFKMDEYTFGSFVHALCKAGRWKEALTLVEKEEFVPNTILYTKMISGLCEASLFEEAMDFLNRMRCDSCIPNVMTYRTLLCGCLKKKQLGRCKRILSMMITEGCYPSPQIFSSLVHAYCRSGEYSYAYKLLKKMVRCECQPGYVVYNILIGGICGNRESPSPDMLDLAEKAYGEMLDAGVVLSKVNVSNFAWCLCGAGKFEKAYKVISEMMSKGFVPDTSTYANVIGFLCNASKVEQAFLLFKEMKRNSIVPDVYTYTILIDSFCKAGLIEQSRSWFNEMIRNGCAPNVVTYTALIHAYLKAKKVSDADQLFEMMLTECCSPNVITYTALIDGHFKAGRIEKACQIYERMRGNMDVPDVDKYFGSDDQSISKPNVYTYGALVDGLCKAHKVKEARDLLHAMSEEGCEPNHIIYDALIDGFCKYGKLDEAQEVFAKMSEQGYSPNVYTYSSLIDRLFKDKRLDLALKVLSKMLENSCAPNVVIYTEMIDALCKVGKTDEAYKLMLMMEEKGCYPNVVTYTAMIYGFGKAGNIEKCLELFKQMSSKGCAPNFITYGVLINHCCSTGLLDEARKLLDEMKQTHWPKYMAGYRKVIEGYNREFMTSLGLLNEMSECDTVPITHIYKVLIDNFVKAGRLEMALELLEEISSSSPFTCVNKNMYTSLIESLSHANKVSKALEMFGDMMRHGGFPELDTFFHLIKGLIKANKWDEALQLSDSICHMDIHWHMQEETSDRN